The Bradyrhizobium betae genomic interval GGTTGATCCGCAGCATCCGGTAGTCATTGAAGTTGGATTGCTGGACGCGCCCTTTCTCGATGGTGATCTCGCCATAGAGCGCGGCGGTCAGGCCGAAGATCAGCCCGCCCTCGACCTGGGCCACGATCGTGTCAGGGTTGACGGCGATGCCGGTATCCACCACCGAGGTCGCACGGCGGAGATTGATCTCGCCCTGCTCGTCGACCTCCGCTTCCACGACGGTGGCGATGAAGCTCCCGAACGACGGCTGCAGGCACACCCCGCGTCCGACGCGTGCCGGCAGGGGGTGACCCCAATTGGCTTTCTCAGCCGCGATATTGAGAACGGTGAGGAAGCGCGGCTGATTGGCCAGCATGCCCCGGCGAAACTCGACCGGGTCCTTGCCCGCCTTGCGCGCCAGTTCGTCGATGAAGCATTCGACCGCAAACACGTTGTTGTTCGGACCGACCCCGCGCCAGAACCCCGTTGGTATCGCCGGCGGTTCGGCCCTGACATATTCGACGTGGACATTCGGGATGTCGTAGGGCACGTCGGTGGCGCTGTCGATCGCGTCGATATCGATGCCCTTCTGGAACGCCGGCGGCAGCCAGCGCGCGATGATCGCGGCGCCCGCGATCTTGTATTTCCAGCTGGCGATCTTGCCGCCCGACAAGGTCGCCGCGATCGTGTCGCGATAGACCGGTCGATAGACATCGTGCTGGATGTCCTCCTCGCGGGTCCACACCACCTTGACCGGCCCGTCCACCTGCTTGGCGATGCGAACCGCCGTGACCACCATGTCGGGCTCGAGCTTGCGGCCGAAGCCGCCACCGAGCAGATGCTGGTTGACGGTCACCTTCTCGACCGGAAGTCCGGCCGCCTTCGCCGCCTCCGATTGTACGCGCGCCATGATCTGCGTGCCGGTCCAGATCTCGCAGGAATCGGGCTTGCAATGCACCATGGCGTTCAACGGTTCCATCGTTGCGTGGGCGAGAAACGGCAGCTCGAACGACGCCTCATATTTTTCGCCGGCCGCGAGGCCCTTGGCGATGTCGCCGGTGGACTTGGCGACCACGCCGTCCTTTGCGCTGGCAGCGCGCAGATCGTCCCAGATCGCTTTCGAATTGATCTTCGCGTTCGGTCCCTCGTTCCACGCGATGTCGAGCGCATCCAGGCCCTTCTTCGCCGCCCACATGTGATCGCCGACAACCGCGACGAGATCGTCGAGCACGACGATCTGCCGCACGCCCGGAATTGTCTTCGCAGCGCGGTCATCGACCTTGCCGACCTTGCCGCCGAACACCGGGCACTGCGCCAGCGTCGCGAACTTCATGTTCGGCACGATGGCGTCGATGCCGTAGACGGCCTTGCCGTTGACCTTGTCGGGGGTGTCGAGCCGCTTGAACGGCTGGCCGATGTAAACGAAATCCTTGGGGTCCTTGAGTGCGGGGGTCTTGGGCGGCGTCTGGCTGCTTGCGGCCGCCGCCAGCGCGCCATAGGCGAGCGTCCGGCCGCTGTTCTTGTGCGTCACCACACCCTTGGATGTCGTGCAACTGGCGGGATCGACATTCCATTGCGCGGCCGCGGCCTGCACCAGCATGGCGCGCGCGCTGGCGCCGGCCTCGCGCAGCGGCTTCCAGAACGCCCGCACCGATGTGGAGCCGCCGGTCGCCTGGATGATGAAGATCGGATTGCCGTACAGCTTCTCGTTGGCAGGCGCGTGCAGCAGCTGGACTTTCGACCAGTCGGCGTCGAGCTCTTCCGCCAGGATCATCGAGACCGCGGTGTAGATTCCCTGTCCCATCTCGACTTGCGGCATCACCAGCGTGGTCACGCCTTCTCCGTCGATCCGGATGAACGCGTTGGGCGCGAACTTGCCGTCGGTCTTGTCTTCCGGCTGCACCGGCTCGTTGATTGCGGCGCGCAGCGGCAGGTGAAAGGCGAGCAGGAATCCGGTGGTGAGGCCACCGGTCAGCAGCGTGCGGCGGGAGACATTGTCGATTGCATTCATGGCTGATCTCACGACTGCTTGCCGTTGGCGGCGTGCTTGATGGCCTCGCGGATGCGGACATAGGTGCCGCAGCGGCAGATGTTGCCGGCCATTGCGGCGTCGATGTCGGAATCGTCAGGGTTGGGCGTTGCCGCCAGCAGCGCGGCCGCCGACATGATCTGGCCGGGCTGGCAGTAACCGCACTGGACCACTTCGGCTTCTAACCAGGCCTTCTGCACCTTCGCGCCCGCGGGCGTGGTGCCGATATGCTCGATGGTGGTGATGGCGCGGTTCGCGACCGCACTCACCGGCAGCACGCAGGAGCGCACCGCCTTGCCATCGACATGCACCGTGCAGGCGCCGCATTGCGCGATGCCGCAGCCGAACTTGGTGCCGGTCATTCCGAGGATGTCGCGCAGCACCCACAGCAGCGGCATGTCGGGTGGCGCGTCGAAAGTCTTCTGTTCGCCGTTGACGGTGAGTGTCGTTGCCATATGCATCCCCTTGCTCGACGATCGCTTACGGCGACCGGGTCGGCGAATTCGCGCGACCATAATCATACCGATGCGAAACGATGAAGCATCGAATTTCCTGGCAATGCATATTTGCGCGGCCGCGACGTCAGGCCATGACGTTCACGAATTTGTGCGGCGATCGCTGCGGGAAATTTGGGCTAATTGATATGATAATCGTCATTTTTTGACGCGTTTTCGCCGCGCGCGCCGTCGATCGCCGCAGATGATCGTGCGAATACGCAAAACCATGCGATGACGAAAGTCGTGCGATTGGGAAAGTCAGGCGGCGGCGCGTCCACATTGTTGTGCCCTCTCCCCTTGTGGGAGAGGGCGGCGACGCCGGCAGACACGAGCGCGTTGGGGTGAGGGGTTCTCTCCGCCACACGTCTCTCGCAGTTAAGCTAGCGGATAGATACCCCTCATCCGGCGCTTCGCGCCACCTTCTCCCACAAGGGGAGAAGGAAGTGGAGGAATCGTGGGGTGGGCAAAGGCGCACTTGCGCCGTGCCCACGTCTTTGCATCAAGTAGGCAAAGACGTGGGCACACTTCCGCCTTCGCTCTTCGAGCTACGGCGGACAAGTTGCTTTGCCCACCCTACGGCACTGCGCCGTGAGTATGTCAGGTGACCGCGCCCCGCGCCGCGATCGGCCAAAGCGCCTCCACGCGGGCATCCGGCGTATTGAAGCCGCGCACGCCGACATACCAGTCGTAGAGATTGACGGTCGGGTCGCAATGACCCGGGATGAGCGTCACCTTGTCGCCAATCGCCAGTCGTGACGAAGCGCTGTCGAAGTCGAGCAGGCCGTGCTCGTCAGAGGGCCGATGATAGCGCAGGTCGGGACGGCCCAGCACGACCGGAAATCCGCTGTCGTTCGACAGGGCCTTGTGGCCTGCATCGATGACCGCGCGTTCGCCGGAGCCGGTGCTCATCACGGTCGCGATCACGAACAGCGCATGCTCGAACGGGTTGGCATTGCGCGTCCCATCGGCGACGTTTTTCGCGTAGTCGGCGTCCATGAAAATATAGGAGCCGGCCTGCAATTCGTTCCAGACGCCGCTCGCGCCTTCGAGTTCGAACGTCCCGGTTCCCGCACCTCCAATCGTCCGGCATTGAAAGCCCGCTTCCTTGAGGACGCGAAGTGTCTCCATGGTCGCGTTCGCGGCACCGGTGATGGCGGTGCGCCGCTCCTCCGGCGTGCGCAAGTGCTGGGCGGAGCCGTGGTAGGCCTGTAACCCGCCGAACGACAAGAAGCGTGAACCCGCCACCTGCCGCGCCAGGCCGGCTGCGGCTGGCCCCGGCCTGACGCCGCAGCGATCCGCGCCGACGTCGACCTCGACCAGGACTTCGATTTGCGCGCCGGCCCGTTCCGCGGCGAGCGCCAGTTGCTCAAGGACGATCGAATCGTCGACGCAAACGCTGATGCGCGCGTGGCGCGCGAGGGATGCGAGCCGTTCCAGCTTCCGCGGGCCAACAACCTCATTGCTGACGAGGACGTCACTCACCCCGCCCGCCACCAGGCTTTCGGCCTCGGCAACCTTCTGGCAACACATGCCAACCGCGCCGCGCGCGATCTGCTTGGCCGCGATGATCGGCGACTTATGGGTCTTTGCATGCGGACGCAACCGAACGCCGAGCTTGCCGACCGCTGCCGCCATCGTGTCGAGATTGCGCTCGAAGGCGTCGAGGTCGATGATCAGCGCCGGTGTATCGATCTCGGAAAGCGGCGCGCCGATTTGGGTGGGTGGAAGGGACATCGAAAACCAGCTGATTGTGTTCGGGCTCGCGCCCCGAATGTGCGGCGGCCATTGTTATGGCAATAGCGGCCGCCGCACCAGTGCTGGCGGCTTCGACGCCCAGCAGGCACGGGATCGGGCTCGTAAATCATTTGTCTTGAATGGTGCTGCAAAGATCGACGAGCAACGCGAGAAGGGCTCGGGCCAGGACCCGTCGCTGATGTGCTCCGGGGCAGACGCAGGACTCGCGCGGTGAGCGGTCCCTCTCCGGCAAGTGTGATTTCGGAATATTGGCATTCTATCGCTGTTTTGCCCGACGGGTCAAGGGTTCATCAGGCGCCTTGCGTGCGATGAGGCCCAAGCCATTGATTCCCCGCGCACCGCCTACTGTGCATGGGGTTGTTTTTGAATTTTTGATGTGAGGGCCGTCGCCGCTGCTGTCAGCTCTGCCGGAACCCCATCCGGAACGCGCCCCAGTGCTTGCCGCGGACCATGATCGGCGAAGACAGGTCCTTCATCAGCACGAACTGTCCGCCGCCCATGTCGCGGCGATAGGTCTGCAGCAGGAAAGGCTTGGTGTTGGCCGCGACCTTCTTCACCGCGCGATCGGTGAACAGGCGGCGGTTGCGGCAATTGGCGTTGTTCCAGACCGGGTCCTTGCCCTGTGGCAGGCGGTAGTTCGGATTGTGGGTCGGCAGATAGCCGCTCCTCGCCCAGGCGACGCAGAACACGATGCGCGGATCCGACTTCTGGATCGGGTCCTGGATTGACGGCAGCACGCGGTCGGTGAACGCGACATAGTTGCTGAGATATTGCTTGGGATCGGTGCCCGCGATCTCGCGATAGTTCTCGTCCATGAGCTGATCGAGCGTGATCTCGCCGCGATCGATCGCGGCCTCGAACTCCGCCGAGATGCGCCTGGCGGTGTCGACGACGATTCGGATCAGGGGAGCATCCGACGTCTCCACGCCGCTGTCGGCGATCAATGCGATCAGGCTCTCGGACGTGTCGAGCAGTTTCGTCACCCGCTGGTCGGCGCTCCTGAGATCGTGCGAGGACAGCTCGACACCCCTGGCGAGCTCGTTGAGCTCGCCGATGACGGTGTCGCAATGGCCGAGATTGGAAGTCGCCGCGCGCGTGACGCTGTCGATCTCCGCTTCCACGGAGGCAAAGCCCTGCTGGACCCGCGAGATGATGCCGGAGATCTGTTGGGCCCCTTCGCCGGCGGTCTTGGCGCGCTGCGAAGCGTCGCTGCTCTCGCCGATCAGGCCTTCGATCTGGCCGTCGAGATCGCGCACGGTGTCGGAGATCTGGAGCGTGGCCTGGCGGGTGGCCTCCGCGAGATTCTTCACTTCGCTCGCGACCACCGCGAAGCCGCGGCCGGCACTGCCGGCGCGCGCGGCTTCGATGGTGGCATTCAGGGCGAGCAGATTGGTCTGCTTGGCGATCGCCTCGATCGAGCCGGACACTTTCGCGACCTGCGCCAGCGCCGAGCCGACGGCGCCGAGGCGCGCCTCGATCCGCTCCACGGCCGCGACGAGTTCGGAGATGTGGCTGACCGCGGCATCGACGGCGCCGCGCGACTGCGCGATCTCGCCGACCGCGGCCGATGTGGTCGATTGCACCGCTTGCGACGCATTGGCGATGTCGTGGTTGGCCGCGACCATGGTCTCGGCCGTCTTCTGAAGATGGTGGAACCGCTCCGACTGGTTGGCGACGCGGCTTGCGACTTCCTGGACGTTGCCGGCGATGTCAGCGAGTTCCACGCCGAGGCCGCCGATGCGGTCGGCGAGCTGGTCGATCAGCCGCTCTGCGAGCGTCCGGTTCGATCCAGTGTCCATGACGGCAAGCTGGGCGAGGGACATTTACGGGCTTCCTCCAGTCGGAGCCGTTCGCCGGCTCTCTGCGGCATTCCCATTCCAACTCTATTCCAGAATCTGATTCGCGTCCGGCGTCTTGCCTGAGCGTGCACTACAGTTTGTAGGCCGTCCTGAAACCGCC includes:
- a CDS encoding xanthine dehydrogenase family protein molybdopterin-binding subunit, whose translation is MNAIDNVSRRTLLTGGLTTGFLLAFHLPLRAAINEPVQPEDKTDGKFAPNAFIRIDGEGVTTLVMPQVEMGQGIYTAVSMILAEELDADWSKVQLLHAPANEKLYGNPIFIIQATGGSTSVRAFWKPLREAGASARAMLVQAAAAQWNVDPASCTTSKGVVTHKNSGRTLAYGALAAAASSQTPPKTPALKDPKDFVYIGQPFKRLDTPDKVNGKAVYGIDAIVPNMKFATLAQCPVFGGKVGKVDDRAAKTIPGVRQIVVLDDLVAVVGDHMWAAKKGLDALDIAWNEGPNAKINSKAIWDDLRAASAKDGVVAKSTGDIAKGLAAGEKYEASFELPFLAHATMEPLNAMVHCKPDSCEIWTGTQIMARVQSEAAKAAGLPVEKVTVNQHLLGGGFGRKLEPDMVVTAVRIAKQVDGPVKVVWTREEDIQHDVYRPVYRDTIAATLSGGKIASWKYKIAGAAIIARWLPPAFQKGIDIDAIDSATDVPYDIPNVHVEYVRAEPPAIPTGFWRGVGPNNNVFAVECFIDELARKAGKDPVEFRRGMLANQPRFLTVLNIAAEKANWGHPLPARVGRGVCLQPSFGSFIATVVEAEVDEQGEINLRRATSVVDTGIAVNPDTIVAQVEGGLIFGLTAALYGEITIEKGRVQQSNFNDYRMLRINQTPKIEVHLVRSGEAPGGIGETGTTAGPPALRNAIYAATGVALRRLPIDRKLLAAGKKA
- a CDS encoding (2Fe-2S)-binding protein; protein product: MATTLTVNGEQKTFDAPPDMPLLWVLRDILGMTGTKFGCGIAQCGACTVHVDGKAVRSCVLPVSAVANRAITTIEHIGTTPAGAKVQKAWLEAEVVQCGYCQPGQIMSAAALLAATPNPDDSDIDAAMAGNICRCGTYVRIREAIKHAANGKQS
- a CDS encoding DSD1 family PLP-dependent enzyme; protein product: MSLPPTQIGAPLSEIDTPALIIDLDAFERNLDTMAAAVGKLGVRLRPHAKTHKSPIIAAKQIARGAVGMCCQKVAEAESLVAGGVSDVLVSNEVVGPRKLERLASLARHARISVCVDDSIVLEQLALAAERAGAQIEVLVEVDVGADRCGVRPGPAAAGLARQVAGSRFLSFGGLQAYHGSAQHLRTPEERRTAITGAANATMETLRVLKEAGFQCRTIGGAGTGTFELEGASGVWNELQAGSYIFMDADYAKNVADGTRNANPFEHALFVIATVMSTGSGERAVIDAGHKALSNDSGFPVVLGRPDLRYHRPSDEHGLLDFDSASSRLAIGDKVTLIPGHCDPTVNLYDWYVGVRGFNTPDARVEALWPIAARGAVT
- a CDS encoding methyl-accepting chemotaxis protein; this encodes MSLAQLAVMDTGSNRTLAERLIDQLADRIGGLGVELADIAGNVQEVASRVANQSERFHHLQKTAETMVAANHDIANASQAVQSTTSAAVGEIAQSRGAVDAAVSHISELVAAVERIEARLGAVGSALAQVAKVSGSIEAIAKQTNLLALNATIEAARAGSAGRGFAVVASEVKNLAEATRQATLQISDTVRDLDGQIEGLIGESSDASQRAKTAGEGAQQISGIISRVQQGFASVEAEIDSVTRAATSNLGHCDTVIGELNELARGVELSSHDLRSADQRVTKLLDTSESLIALIADSGVETSDAPLIRIVVDTARRISAEFEAAIDRGEITLDQLMDENYREIAGTDPKQYLSNYVAFTDRVLPSIQDPIQKSDPRIVFCVAWARSGYLPTHNPNYRLPQGKDPVWNNANCRNRRLFTDRAVKKVAANTKPFLLQTYRRDMGGGQFVLMKDLSSPIMVRGKHWGAFRMGFRQS